In Colias croceus chromosome 19, ilColCroc2.1, the following are encoded in one genomic region:
- the LOC123700353 gene encoding SH2B adapter protein 1 — protein MAGPSDGDSDGWVEFCERQAKTAAQDFAKACVQYIQTSTSEGTARPYTSQKELLKKFVECFSEHFDYEFGKLKAQHKLPNGTHTGHDESDYSEDTESPKTHHKPFFRRLSFKGLRRGKGLFQKQHSDEVELSSNLNKHNKTKLAKIVVECRKEGLVNYLTPESLEQPGGPQKWEKCRLALVKTVGGYMLEFYSPPKAQKPRSGVFCFLISEARETTPLEMPDHENTFVLKADNNMEYVIEAADVDDMKSWLATIKYCMRSAPTTQPPPDTLAGMPEPAPPDLPPRRDLPSSTSNADLTTDTPEEAELGSIAEEGCESPPRVSLAEWPWFHGTLARAAAAACVLAGGTSAHGCYLVRQSETRRGEYVLTFNFQGRAKHLRMTLSDSGQCRVQHLWFPNVHEMLEHFRANPIPLESGGAADVTLTEYVVCQDGARHQLEVSHGSDVRMRRAEMEALFHATSSPQDNRAVDNQYVLCNIRPSTSDRNGASRD, from the exons ATGGCCGGCCCGTCCGACGGCGACTCCGACGGATGGGTCGAGTTCTGCGAGCGTCAGGCTAAAACTGCCGCTCAGGACTTTGCCAAGGCTTGCGTGCAATATATCCAGACCAGTACCAGCGAAGGTACGGCAAGGCCTTACACATCACAAAAGGAATTGCTAAAGAAATTCGTTGAATGTTTCTCAGAGCATTTCGATTATGAATTCGGAAAGTTGAAAGCACAGCATAAATTACCGAATGGTACGCATACAGGCCACGACGAGAGTGACTATTCAGAAGATACAGAATCGCCCAAAACTCATCACAAACCTTTCTTTAGAAGGTTATCATTTAAAGGTTTACGACGTGGTAAGGGTCTTTTCCAAAAACAGCATTCTGATGAGGTTGAGTTATCGTCTAATTtgaacaaacataataaaacaaagttagCTAAGATAGTTGTTGAATGTAGAAAAGAGGGTTTAGTGAATTATTTAACTCCTGAAAGCTTGGAGCAACCAGGAGGCCCACAAAAATGGGAGAAATGTAGACTAGCTCTAGTTAAAACGGTTGGCGGGTACATGTTGGAGTTTTATTCCCCGCCTAAAGCTCAAAAACCTAGAAGCGGTGTGTTTTGCTTCCTTATATCTGAGGCAAGAGAAACCACACCATTAGAAATGCCGGATCATGAAAATACTTTTGTATTGAAg GCTGACAATAATATGGAATATGTAATAGAAGCGGCAGACGTTGACGATATGAAATCTTGGTTAGCAACAATAAAATACTGCATGCGATCAGCACCCACCACACAGCCTCCGCCAGACACGCTAGCAGGAATGCCAGAACCAGCGCCCCCTGACCTTCCACCGCGACGCGACCTACCTTCTAGTACTAGTAATGCAGATTTAACTACTGACACTCCGGAAGAGGCTGAATTag GTTCAATAGCAGAAGAGGGTTGCGAGTCACCCCCACGGGTATCCCTAGCGGAATGGCCCTGGTTCCACGGCACACTGGCCCGCGCGGCGGCCGCGGCGTGCGTGCTGGCGGGCGGGACATCGGCGCACGGGTGTTACTTAGTGCGACAGAGTGAAACACGGCGTGGGGAATACGTGCTGACGTTTAACTTTCAG GGGCGTGCGAAACACCTGCGCATGACGCTCAGCGACTCGGGCCAGTGCCGCGTGCAGCACCTCTGGTTCCCCAACGTGCACGAGATGCTCGAGCACTTCCGCGCGAACCCGATCCCGCTCGAGTCGGGCGGTGCTGCTGACGTCACGCTCACCGAGTACGTCGTGTGCCAGGACGGCGCGAGGCACCAA TTGGAGGTGTCCCACGGTAGTGACGTCAGAATGCGTCGCGCGGAAATGGAGGCGCTGTTTCACGCTACAAGCAGTCCGCAAGACAACAGAGCGGTGGACAACCAATATGTACTGTGTAATATACGACCCTCCACTTCTGATAGGAATGGTGCTTCAAGGgattag